A genome region from Flavobacterium sp. CFS9 includes the following:
- a CDS encoding HlyD family secretion protein, producing the protein MKYILVSITALLFFSCSKKEEIKKDQTGFAKEVLSSAIVGIGRIEPDEKLSLLATEVGGVVRAIHKKENDKIVKNDVIIELDHSVQDAKIARIKSRIQTQRAEINIAQLNLKEQKINVANKQIELERLRKLQEKGAETKQRVDNLETETKIFQTNLEQLQSKVLAENFRLQEIKQELEVSNREMQQYLIKAPGDGQIMTMNATKGAALSPNQSFADFIPKSSLVATCEIDELFADKVKKGQKAIIRQIGSNRTIGSGRVIFASLALKRKSIFSEKAEDQEDRRVREIKILLNNQTKYLINSRIECVIQVSK; encoded by the coding sequence ATGAAATATATTTTAGTTTCTATAACAGCCCTTCTTTTTTTTAGCTGTAGTAAAAAAGAAGAAATAAAAAAGGATCAGACAGGTTTTGCTAAAGAAGTTCTTTCATCAGCTATTGTTGGAATCGGGCGCATTGAACCGGATGAGAAATTGTCTTTATTGGCAACAGAAGTCGGAGGAGTTGTTCGGGCTATCCATAAAAAGGAAAATGATAAAATTGTGAAAAATGATGTAATTATCGAATTGGATCATTCAGTTCAGGATGCTAAAATCGCCCGGATAAAAAGTCGAATTCAAACCCAAAGAGCTGAGATAAACATCGCACAATTGAATCTAAAAGAGCAGAAAATAAATGTTGCAAACAAACAAATTGAATTAGAACGACTGAGAAAATTACAAGAAAAAGGTGCGGAAACCAAGCAGCGTGTTGATAATCTTGAAACAGAAACTAAAATTTTTCAAACCAATCTGGAACAATTACAAAGTAAGGTTTTGGCTGAAAACTTCAGACTTCAGGAAATTAAACAAGAGCTGGAAGTATCAAACAGGGAGATGCAGCAATATTTGATTAAAGCGCCGGGCGATGGACAAATTATGACCATGAATGCAACGAAAGGAGCTGCACTGTCACCCAATCAGTCTTTTGCAGATTTTATTCCGAAAAGTAGTTTGGTGGCTACCTGCGAAATCGACGAGTTGTTTGCAGATAAAGTAAAAAAAGGTCAGAAAGCCATTATTCGCCAAATAGGTTCCAATAGAACGATTGGATCTGGTAGGGTTATTTTCGCCTCGTTGGCACTTAAACGTAAATCTATTTTTTCTGAAAAAGCAGAAGATCAGGAAGACAGAAGAGTACGGGAAATAAAAATTCTGTTGAACAACCAGACGAAGTATTTAATTAATTCCCGGATTGAATGTGTTATTCAGGTATCAAAATAA
- a CDS encoding ABC transporter ATP-binding protein, whose protein sequence is MEEINSEKKVIAELKGACKEYQTGDTLITALEATTIQFRTRELTLIIGPSGSGKTTLLSLLGCVIYPTKGDVFIDGQHVNALSAKELSALRLNKIGFVFQSFNLLAPLNSLENVMMPLQLMKVSEPVAKEKAEKALELVGMKDRMKNLPKMLSGGQQQRVSIARALVTNPPIVLCDEPTAALDVKSVGLVMEELKELAQNGKSVIVVTHDMRLKKFADRIIYVDSGIATENENTASITNQLIKL, encoded by the coding sequence ATGGAAGAGATAAATTCTGAAAAAAAAGTGATTGCAGAGTTAAAGGGGGCTTGCAAGGAGTATCAAACCGGTGATACATTGATTACGGCTTTAGAAGCAACCACAATTCAGTTTCGAACCCGGGAGCTTACCTTAATAATCGGCCCTTCCGGTTCAGGGAAGACTACATTGTTATCCCTCTTAGGCTGTGTTATTTACCCAACAAAAGGAGATGTTTTTATAGATGGGCAACATGTAAATGCGCTTTCTGCTAAGGAATTATCGGCTTTGAGATTGAATAAAATAGGTTTTGTATTTCAAAGTTTTAATCTTTTGGCACCGCTTAATTCTTTAGAAAATGTAATGATGCCGTTGCAGCTTATGAAGGTAAGCGAGCCTGTAGCTAAGGAAAAAGCAGAAAAAGCGCTTGAATTAGTGGGAATGAAAGATAGAATGAAAAATTTACCCAAAATGCTAAGTGGAGGCCAACAACAAAGAGTTTCGATTGCGCGAGCATTGGTAACCAATCCGCCAATTGTACTTTGTGATGAACCAACGGCTGCATTAGATGTAAAAAGTGTTGGTTTAGTAATGGAGGAACTAAAAGAACTGGCTCAAAATGGAAAAAGTGTAATTGTGGTTACACATGATATGCGGCTTAAGAAGTTTGCAGACAGAATTATTTATGTAGATAGCGGAATTGCGACTGAAAACGAGAATACAGCATCTATAACGAATCAATTAATCAAATTATAA
- a CDS encoding DUF1493 family protein — protein MEQLETEIVNFFKLSTGIRNIDLDTNIGSERYKIFDLDAENLMQTFFKKYNIDYSNFIVNKYFIYPEYSWRSLIFIRLFFDKVEYPLKPALTIKHLVAVAQRKEWFDPI, from the coding sequence ATGGAACAATTAGAAACGGAAATAGTAAATTTCTTTAAATTATCTACTGGTATAAGAAATATAGATTTAGATACAAATATAGGGAGTGAGAGATATAAGATATTTGACTTAGATGCTGAAAATTTAATGCAAACGTTTTTTAAAAAATATAATATTGATTATTCAAATTTTATCGTTAATAAGTATTTTATATATCCGGAGTATTCTTGGAGGAGTTTGATTTTTATTCGATTATTTTTTGATAAAGTGGAATATCCTTTAAAGCCGGCACTTACAATAAAACATTTAGTAGCGGTAGCTCAGCGAAAAGAATGGTTTGATCCTATTTGA
- a CDS encoding DUF6268 family outer membrane beta-barrel protein — translation MKKVLSFVLLTLFFCLPNRFYAQLITDGAGMSITVHGRTNFKNLSAVDPYYGNKFKYNTYDFWLPIPSFKIGKTRILGTVNYRVLDFTFDRDIEISPNYIKKINEIKPTIVVRHPFGKRWAAFGVLIPTIGSDFKSSFSMNDMVFDGIFGVSRKFGEKSNLEIGIGPHVMYAFGKFLITPAVSLDYKSNNGKWLAQIYWPRVNVFRNLGNNTQVGLAGSIDWTLHNLQNYKNDQGEEIDYAQFSAIHGGLQINQRLFDGFWLQLQGGLGFANKYTLFNSNNDTISNYKAKETPYVKVMLSYRFGK, via the coding sequence TTGAAAAAAGTACTGTCATTCGTTTTACTAACCTTATTTTTTTGTCTTCCAAATAGGTTTTACGCTCAATTAATAACAGATGGTGCCGGGATGAGCATTACTGTGCATGGGAGAACTAACTTTAAGAATTTGTCTGCTGTAGATCCGTACTACGGGAATAAATTCAAATACAATACTTACGATTTCTGGTTGCCAATACCCTCTTTTAAAATTGGAAAAACACGTATTCTCGGAACGGTTAACTACCGTGTTTTAGATTTTACGTTTGACAGAGATATTGAAATTAGTCCGAATTACATCAAGAAGATAAACGAAATCAAACCTACCATTGTGGTGCGCCATCCCTTTGGAAAAAGATGGGCTGCTTTTGGAGTTTTGATACCTACAATTGGTTCTGACTTTAAAAGTTCGTTTTCGATGAACGATATGGTATTCGATGGGATTTTTGGAGTTTCGAGAAAGTTTGGAGAAAAGTCAAATCTCGAAATCGGAATTGGTCCTCATGTTATGTATGCTTTTGGCAAGTTTTTAATAACACCTGCAGTATCTCTCGATTATAAGAGCAATAATGGTAAGTGGCTTGCTCAAATATACTGGCCAAGGGTAAATGTTTTTAGAAATCTGGGTAATAATACTCAAGTGGGTCTGGCCGGCTCGATTGACTGGACGCTTCACAATTTACAAAACTACAAGAATGATCAGGGAGAAGAGATCGATTATGCTCAGTTTTCGGCAATCCATGGCGGTCTGCAAATTAATCAACGTCTTTTTGATGGTTTTTGGCTGCAACTGCAGGGAGGTTTAGGATTTGCCAACAAATACACACTTTTTAATTCTAATAATGACACCATTAGCAATTATAAAGCAAAAGAAACGCCTTATGTGAAAGTGATGCTCAGTTATCGTTTTGGGAAATAA
- a CDS encoding ABC transporter permease — protein MKFGIKTAWKFIRFDKTKSIGVVVGIVISTFLIGQQIGTFNFLTGLMSVLVKNTTADIWVVDNKTTDANQLSLIDTRKEKEIKSLEGVKEAFPMVVTNGKAKFTNGTSAVVNIIGSEFPYFKAGPDRAKVVQGELSDLVQEAAVSADYFDRSNFGGSSNVGTCFEINGKRAVITLQTKGIRGWGGYLMYTTIDRARFYSNIPSTAISALLVNVKKGEDVDEVVDQINNSIYGVRAWQASSLSSATINSVLASTGLGASTGSLVGFAIVAGFFIIGLTMYSSALDRIKDYGTLKAIGATDSYIRKLILTQAALFAIVGFMIAFVFLLGFKNGMYQSGIVIDFSPGVLVLILTVTFSISLFGAVFAIRRIKNVEPASVFRG, from the coding sequence ATGAAATTTGGTATTAAAACAGCCTGGAAGTTTATTCGTTTCGATAAAACAAAAAGTATTGGAGTAGTGGTTGGAATAGTAATAAGTACTTTTCTCATCGGACAACAAATTGGGACATTTAATTTTTTGACAGGACTAATGAGTGTGTTGGTAAAAAATACAACAGCTGATATTTGGGTGGTTGATAACAAAACAACAGATGCCAATCAGCTTAGTTTGATAGATACCAGAAAAGAGAAAGAAATCAAGAGTTTGGAGGGAGTGAAAGAGGCATTTCCAATGGTTGTAACAAATGGTAAGGCAAAATTCACTAACGGAACCAGTGCTGTTGTAAATATTATTGGAAGTGAATTTCCTTATTTTAAAGCAGGTCCGGATCGTGCAAAGGTTGTGCAAGGAGAACTTTCAGATTTAGTACAGGAGGCAGCAGTGTCTGCAGATTATTTTGACCGAAGTAATTTTGGAGGTTCGTCAAATGTTGGGACCTGTTTTGAAATCAACGGGAAAAGAGCGGTAATTACTTTGCAAACCAAAGGGATAAGAGGTTGGGGAGGTTATTTAATGTACACTACGATCGACAGAGCCAGGTTTTACAGTAATATTCCTTCGACTGCTATAAGTGCCTTATTGGTAAATGTAAAAAAAGGGGAAGATGTAGATGAGGTTGTAGACCAGATCAATAATTCGATATACGGAGTACGAGCATGGCAGGCATCATCCTTGAGCTCAGCAACAATAAATAGTGTTTTGGCTTCTACAGGTTTAGGCGCCAGCACTGGATCTTTAGTAGGATTTGCCATTGTTGCCGGTTTTTTTATCATTGGATTAACGATGTATTCATCAGCACTTGACAGAATTAAGGATTATGGAACTCTAAAAGCAATTGGTGCAACGGATTCATACATTAGAAAATTAATACTGACACAAGCTGCTTTGTTTGCTATTGTTGGATTTATGATTGCTTTTGTTTTTTTATTGGGGTTTAAAAACGGAATGTATCAATCGGGAATAGTGATAGATTTTAGTCCCGGAGTACTTGTCTTAATTCTAACAGTTACCTTCTCTATTTCGCTTT
- a CDS encoding helix-turn-helix domain-containing protein, with protein sequence MSKSIKIISSEEFPKQFMSDASLDFDFLKSPLQIYDLNTTTEYIQIPTPLFRPDYNFMVHVTRGYAKQQVDKEVISINENDVLFVKQGHITAMKEIDQMITGHFILFEESVLNHILSKQELIQIFAANSVLKLPKETSIWLNSLFGLLSEEFRSENSNIEICYSIMQAAFQKIIFSNKELNKTIHRNNEITFSFKELVYKYHTENKSVTFYADKLKISVNYLNRCIKQTTGIAPKEWINNVSILQSQILLQDLTKDISEIAFALNYEDPSYFGRLFKKITGTTPSQYRNSLKHDLSE encoded by the coding sequence ATGAGTAAGAGTATTAAAATTATTTCATCAGAAGAATTTCCAAAGCAATTTATGTCTGATGCTTCTCTCGACTTTGATTTCTTAAAATCTCCCTTACAGATATACGATTTAAATACTACAACCGAGTATATCCAGATTCCAACCCCGCTTTTTAGGCCTGATTATAATTTTATGGTTCATGTTACCAGAGGTTATGCCAAACAGCAAGTCGACAAAGAAGTGATTTCCATAAATGAAAATGATGTTTTGTTTGTAAAACAGGGACATATTACCGCAATGAAAGAAATTGATCAGATGATAACGGGACATTTTATTTTATTTGAGGAGAGTGTTCTGAATCATATTTTGTCGAAACAGGAGCTGATACAGATTTTTGCCGCCAATTCGGTTCTTAAACTGCCTAAAGAGACCAGTATATGGCTTAATTCTTTGTTTGGTTTGTTAAGTGAGGAATTTCGTAGTGAAAATTCCAATATTGAAATTTGTTATTCGATCATGCAGGCGGCTTTTCAGAAAATTATTTTTTCGAATAAAGAACTGAATAAAACAATACATCGCAACAATGAGATCACTTTTTCTTTTAAAGAGCTGGTTTATAAATATCATACAGAGAATAAGTCAGTGACCTTTTATGCTGATAAATTAAAAATCTCTGTAAATTATCTCAATAGATGTATCAAGCAAACCACCGGAATAGCTCCAAAAGAGTGGATCAACAATGTGAGTATTCTGCAAAGCCAGATACTTTTGCAGGATTTGACTAAAGATATTTCAGAAATTGCTTTTGCATTGAATTACGAGGATCCTTCTTATTTTGGACGCCTTTTCAAAAAAATAACAGGTACGACTCCTTCTCAGTACCGAAATTCACTTAAGCACGATTTGTCCGAGTAA
- a CDS encoding DUF2141 domain-containing protein, giving the protein MKKSILSILLLGVSYFTNAQQIKTNVDVHNVQKGKGTVVLNVYDKKENFLKRACFTKVQKVNQETMKFQIDLPRGTYAITVYQDLDNNGKLNSNWLGMPKEPVGNSTNFIPDGGAPTFQDCSVYILNNDATIKINLY; this is encoded by the coding sequence ATGAAAAAATCTATTCTAAGCATTCTTCTATTGGGAGTATCGTATTTTACTAATGCACAACAGATAAAAACGAATGTTGATGTCCACAATGTTCAAAAAGGCAAAGGGACTGTTGTACTAAATGTATATGATAAAAAAGAAAATTTTCTCAAGCGAGCCTGTTTTACCAAAGTTCAAAAAGTGAATCAGGAAACGATGAAGTTTCAAATTGATTTGCCAAGAGGGACTTACGCAATTACGGTTTATCAGGATTTGGATAATAATGGAAAACTAAACAGTAACTGGTTGGGAATGCCTAAAGAGCCTGTAGGGAACAGTACTAATTTTATACCGGATGGCGGCGCACCAACATTTCAGGATTGTTCTGTTTATATCTTAAATAATGACGCTACAATTAAAATAAATCTTTACTAA